The Candidatus Zixiibacteriota bacterium genome has a window encoding:
- a CDS encoding prolyl oligopeptidase family serine peptidase, with the protein MIRANISRLLILLALIIPTETFATEFCTTGHVQGFGKPDTVIETIHGITVTDPFRWLENGGGKKAQEWLDSQHIYARACLSQSDLNGDILHRLQVLQALEKTELPREANGRFFYLKRNAGAALPALYMRIGVDGAERMLLDPKIIDSALSTTIELIDFSSEGNLLVYALRSNGAQETTIRIFDVDKALTLPDSLAASIYFAGSVILSPQRTGLYYSRQEIDGPRVYYHRIGSASQTDSLIFGQGYESNKYISLSKSQFGRHVTLTVHHGFGALRTEVYLLDPYKPDSIVTVVNNIDARFIPYALGNRIYLHTDWQAPYGRLLVVEAQNPRQENWLEFLPEEAGVIDAVTFSGSQICVRYLQGVLTALKFFDLEGAFTREFTFSEIGTIGLPSGLYSSDTLFFEYSSFVHPPEIYWYSVANGSKGIWVESANKMKRDQFVTKQVWYQSSDSVEIPMFITHRKGLSLDGSHAALIIAPGGQGKSMLPFFSEINQIWLENGGLLAVLNLRGGGEFGSEWHRAAVSENRVIAVNDCVAAAEWLTEQKYTNSSRMAIFGSGIGGLTVISAMLHKPNLFSSVVCESPLADLVRFGNFSLGRLWESELGYSSDSTDFSRLFASSPCQNVQYRDYTDMLFVTGNETSYIDDAHTRKITASIQSIISVNYPAFYLGQKAHDPAIHSFIERKILLERDILAFFFRFKHSNWPDSFRTE; encoded by the coding sequence ATGATTCGCGCTAACATTTCCCGACTGCTTATTCTCCTTGCTTTAATAATTCCTACTGAAACGTTTGCCACCGAATTTTGCACCACCGGCCATGTACAGGGATTTGGCAAACCGGACACAGTTATCGAAACCATTCATGGCATCACAGTAACTGATCCATTTCGCTGGCTCGAAAACGGGGGGGGCAAAAAAGCGCAAGAGTGGCTGGACTCCCAACATATTTATGCCCGTGCCTGCCTGAGTCAAAGTGACCTAAACGGAGATATCCTCCACCGTCTGCAGGTTCTCCAGGCGTTAGAAAAAACAGAACTGCCGCGCGAAGCCAACGGACGATTTTTTTATCTCAAACGAAATGCAGGCGCGGCTCTTCCTGCGCTCTACATGAGAATTGGTGTGGATGGAGCCGAGCGAATGCTTCTCGACCCGAAAATAATCGACAGCGCTCTTTCCACCACTATAGAGCTTATTGATTTTTCGAGCGAAGGCAATCTCCTTGTATATGCCCTGCGCAGCAACGGCGCTCAAGAGACAACGATTCGAATATTCGATGTCGACAAAGCTCTGACATTGCCTGATAGCCTTGCGGCGTCGATCTATTTTGCAGGCTCGGTAATTCTATCACCTCAGAGAACGGGCTTGTATTACAGCCGGCAGGAGATCGATGGCCCTCGTGTGTACTATCACCGGATTGGTTCGGCGTCCCAGACAGACTCTCTTATATTTGGACAAGGGTACGAAAGCAATAAATACATCTCACTCTCAAAATCTCAATTCGGCCGTCATGTTACTCTGACTGTCCATCACGGCTTTGGCGCGCTTCGCACCGAGGTTTATCTACTCGACCCGTATAAACCAGATTCGATTGTTACGGTTGTCAATAATATCGACGCCCGATTTATTCCTTATGCTCTCGGCAATCGCATCTATTTGCATACAGATTGGCAGGCCCCGTACGGGCGGCTTCTTGTCGTCGAAGCGCAAAACCCGCGACAGGAAAACTGGCTCGAGTTTTTACCCGAAGAGGCCGGAGTGATTGATGCCGTGACATTCTCTGGAAGCCAAATATGTGTTCGATACCTCCAAGGTGTGCTCACAGCCTTAAAGTTCTTTGACCTTGAAGGAGCCTTTACTCGGGAGTTCACGTTTTCAGAAATCGGAACGATCGGTCTGCCTTCGGGTCTCTACTCAAGCGACACTCTCTTTTTCGAGTACAGTTCGTTTGTCCACCCCCCGGAGATTTATTGGTATTCTGTCGCAAACGGGAGCAAGGGAATCTGGGTTGAAAGCGCAAATAAGATGAAGCGGGATCAATTCGTAACCAAACAGGTTTGGTATCAATCGAGTGACAGCGTTGAAATCCCGATGTTTATCACGCACCGCAAAGGATTATCCCTCGATGGTTCGCATGCGGCTCTGATTATCGCCCCTGGCGGCCAAGGCAAAAGCATGCTTCCATTTTTCAGCGAAATAAATCAGATCTGGCTTGAAAATGGCGGTCTTCTCGCTGTGCTGAATCTTCGCGGAGGGGGTGAGTTTGGCTCGGAGTGGCATCGCGCGGCGGTAAGTGAGAATAGGGTTATCGCTGTCAATGACTGTGTGGCGGCGGCAGAATGGCTGACTGAGCAAAAGTATACAAATTCATCCAGGATGGCAATCTTTGGGAGTGGCATCGGAGGGTTGACAGTTATATCGGCCATGTTACACAAGCCAAATCTCTTCAGTTCAGTGGTTTGTGAATCACCGCTTGCTGATCTGGTCCGCTTTGGGAATTTCTCACTGGGACGGTTGTGGGAATCCGAGCTTGGCTATTCATCGGACAGTACCGATTTCTCTCGGTTGTTTGCCAGTTCTCCTTGTCAAAATGTACAATATAGAGACTACACCGATATGCTCTTTGTGACCGGTAACGAAACCAGTTACATAGACGACGCCCACACTCGCAAAATAACTGCTTCCATACAATCGATAAT
- a CDS encoding SWIB/MDM2 domain-containing protein: protein MAVAKKATKKAAKKSGAKKSTARKATVKKSPARKATAKKSPVRKAAPRKAVAKKAAKPKVKRKPNAAFMRPMSLSPELGAVVGNSPIPRTEVTRKLWAYIKSNKLQDNVNRRMINADDKLKQIFGGKTKVSMFEMTKLVSKHLK from the coding sequence ATGGCAGTAGCCAAGAAAGCAACGAAGAAAGCCGCTAAGAAAAGCGGAGCAAAGAAGAGCACAGCCCGCAAGGCGACTGTGAAGAAATCGCCAGCCAGAAAAGCCACAGCAAAGAAGAGCCCAGTCCGTAAGGCCGCTCCGAGAAAAGCTGTCGCGAAAAAAGCCGCGAAGCCAAAAGTAAAACGCAAACCGAATGCGGCGTTTATGCGTCCGATGTCGCTCTCGCCTGAACTCGGCGCAGTGGTCGGTAACTCGCCGATCCCGCGCACTGAAGTCACAAGAAAGCTTTGGGCGTATATCAAGAGCAACAAACTGCAAGACAATGTCAATCGTCGTATGATAAATGCCGATGACAAACTCAAGCAGATTTTCGGTGGCAAGACAAAAGTTTCAATGTTTGAAATGACCAAATTGGTCTCCAAGCACCTGAAATAA
- a CDS encoding metallophosphoesterase, producing MRTFYPVIFGGVLILALGLIELLLLRTLNKSWWQKKVIRRLAWGLPLSGLVMIGLWALGEYYQLMWLAVVARLLIGLIILSELGLMLSLPISGILHWVDRLIDRFVRHRNVEDSHVDRRRRLFLKGAAAVVPLATLGITTGGTLHAFSPISIVRKPIGFTSLPQDLEGLKILQLSDLHLYHYVTLDDLRQVIASASEHKPDLILVTGDIADDLRLLPEALKMIDEMKPRLGCYASLGNHEYFRGVTEVRRIFDKSTLPLFVNEGLRIPVGGSQLFIGGIDDPRSMGAKDEAFFKRTIDQTLQSAQDEDFVILMSHRPDAFDYAAERSIPLTLAGHTHGGQVGVMGRSIFENYFPDRYLWGEYAQGESRLYTTCGAGHWFPFRLGCPTEAPIIELVSLQA from the coding sequence ATGAGAACTTTCTATCCTGTAATCTTTGGCGGTGTGCTCATTTTGGCGCTGGGACTGATAGAGCTTCTGCTCCTGCGCACGCTAAACAAATCATGGTGGCAGAAGAAAGTAATCCGTCGTCTTGCCTGGGGGCTCCCTCTCTCAGGATTGGTCATGATTGGCCTCTGGGCTCTGGGTGAATACTACCAGCTTATGTGGCTTGCCGTTGTGGCTCGATTGCTTATCGGCCTTATTATCCTCAGTGAACTGGGACTCATGCTTTCTCTTCCCATTTCCGGCATTCTGCACTGGGTAGATCGTCTTATTGACCGTTTCGTTCGACATCGAAACGTAGAGGATTCACATGTTGACCGGCGTCGACGTCTTTTCCTCAAAGGCGCCGCGGCAGTAGTACCGTTGGCAACTTTGGGCATAACAACCGGAGGAACTTTGCACGCATTTAGTCCCATTAGTATAGTCAGGAAACCAATTGGTTTCACATCGCTCCCGCAGGATTTGGAAGGATTGAAGATTCTTCAGCTTTCAGACCTCCATCTGTACCACTATGTCACCCTCGATGACCTGCGTCAGGTAATCGCTTCGGCATCAGAACACAAGCCCGACCTTATCCTTGTGACAGGTGACATAGCCGACGATCTCCGTTTGCTGCCTGAAGCGCTTAAAATGATAGATGAGATGAAACCAAGGCTGGGTTGTTACGCGAGCCTTGGTAATCACGAGTATTTCCGAGGGGTGACGGAGGTTCGGCGGATATTCGATAAATCGACCCTGCCCCTCTTTGTAAACGAGGGGCTTCGGATCCCGGTCGGAGGCTCACAGTTGTTTATAGGCGGAATCGATGACCCACGAAGCATGGGAGCCAAGGACGAAGCCTTTTTCAAGCGGACAATCGACCAAACACTCCAGTCCGCACAGGACGAGGATTTTGTTATTCTCATGTCCCATCGGCCGGATGCCTTTGATTATGCGGCAGAGCGCTCCATACCATTGACTCTTGCCGGGCACACTCATGGCGGCCAGGTGGGGGTTATGGGGCGGTCAATCTTCGAGAACTATTTCCCCGACAGATACCTCTGGGGTGAATATGCTCAGGGTGAAAGCCGCCTCTATACCACCTGTGGGGCGGGGCATTGGTTCCCATTTCGCCTCGGATGTCCGACCGAAGCGCCAATTATCGAGCTGGTTTCACTGCAAGCATAG
- the thyX gene encoding FAD-dependent thymidylate synthase — MPRVHTPEADALLDKEFNVLDHGFVRLVDYMGSDEAIVQAARVSYGAGTKKLQEDRGLIRYLMRHKHTTPFEMVEFKFHVKLPIFVARQWIRHRSANVNEYSGRYSVMKEEFYRPKAEDIHFQSKTNKQGRSSDAVPDEVKAELRSYLAESQKQSYQKYLGYVEAGLARELARIALPLSLYTEWYWKIDLHNLFHFLRLRMDNHAQKEIQVYAEVMAGIVKSVTPIAFQAFEDYSLNAAMFSGPELAILKENLSSFDPDMAQLESAGLSKREASEFIEKLKRIK, encoded by the coding sequence ATGCCACGCGTCCATACGCCCGAAGCCGATGCCTTGCTCGACAAAGAATTTAATGTCCTGGATCATGGCTTTGTCCGTCTTGTAGACTACATGGGTTCCGACGAAGCCATCGTGCAGGCCGCGCGTGTCAGCTATGGCGCCGGAACAAAAAAACTGCAGGAAGATCGCGGTCTCATCCGCTATCTGATGCGCCATAAGCACACCACACCATTTGAGATGGTGGAGTTTAAGTTTCACGTGAAACTTCCGATTTTTGTCGCTCGTCAATGGATTCGCCACCGCTCGGCCAATGTCAACGAGTACTCGGGCCGCTATTCGGTTATGAAAGAAGAGTTCTACCGACCTAAAGCCGAGGACATCCATTTTCAGTCAAAAACCAATAAACAGGGGAGGTCAAGCGATGCCGTCCCCGATGAGGTAAAGGCTGAACTGCGAAGCTACCTTGCCGAGTCCCAAAAACAGTCCTACCAGAAATATCTGGGGTATGTCGAAGCGGGACTTGCGCGGGAATTGGCGCGGATAGCTCTGCCGCTGTCGCTGTATACGGAATGGTATTGGAAAATTGATCTGCATAATCTCTTTCATTTTTTGCGTCTGCGGATGGACAACCATGCTCAGAAAGAGATTCAGGTCTATGCCGAGGTTATGGCTGGGATAGTGAAAAGCGTCACACCGATCGCTTTTCAGGCTTTTGAAGATTATAGCCTCAATGCGGCCATGTTCTCCGGACCCGAGCTTGCGATTCTGAAAGAAAATTTGTCTTCGTTTGATCCGGACATGGCGCAACTTGAATCGGCGGGATTGTCAAAACGTGAAGCGTCTGAGTTTATAGAAAAATTGAAAAGAATCAAGTAG
- a CDS encoding glycosyltransferase family 87 protein, translated as MNDRTLKIISLLRYLVIFTAMASLALFFYQCIRNINKFDTIDLTSYIRASDCFFNGGNPYVAESRRYIYPLFLLLIVWPFQLLMSGAALKGLSAAIWSLGLCLSFSFALTGCWKYLYGDRSHIEALKRHFLPLCLIVVMLHPSFQDEFLNGQVNLFVLGGTVAFFLLIDRNKMFWGALFLAAAASIKISPGLCLLLPLLMRQYRTVFYFFPLMALFTVVIPWLVNPHSLDYYRYFVSDVMPAITGSDFEGGFKSFSILSTLSYIFHIAWYPPLKIAVVCAIAAMLCAPIILYGRKKGTRENKWGRFVTFAAIVTVIPLTFPMSEAHHLLLLVVPYIAIVAHWQNVIESGKSLFHDSLALLFILCIVGLHIGHGLKDTPIRLFSLIGIYVGMILLLKGPACIVRGYRQRA; from the coding sequence GTGAATGATCGCACCCTGAAAATCATTTCTCTGCTTCGATATCTGGTGATTTTTACTGCGATGGCTTCGCTGGCGCTTTTCTTTTACCAGTGCATCCGAAATATCAACAAGTTCGATACGATCGATCTCACATCCTATATTCGGGCCTCCGACTGTTTTTTCAACGGCGGGAATCCGTATGTCGCAGAATCACGGCGATATATCTATCCGCTTTTTCTTTTGCTGATCGTCTGGCCATTTCAGTTGCTTATGTCCGGTGCTGCGCTCAAAGGACTGAGCGCAGCTATCTGGTCGCTCGGTCTGTGCCTCTCTTTCTCTTTTGCTTTGACAGGATGCTGGAAATATTTGTACGGGGATCGCTCCCATATAGAAGCGCTCAAGAGACATTTCCTGCCTCTCTGTTTGATTGTCGTGATGCTTCATCCGTCCTTCCAAGATGAATTCCTGAACGGTCAGGTGAATTTGTTCGTCCTTGGAGGCACTGTCGCCTTTTTCCTTCTGATTGATCGAAACAAGATGTTCTGGGGAGCGCTATTTCTCGCAGCCGCAGCATCAATAAAAATTTCCCCGGGTCTATGTCTGCTCTTGCCGCTGTTGATGCGGCAGTATCGGACGGTTTTCTATTTTTTCCCGCTGATGGCGCTTTTCACAGTCGTGATCCCGTGGCTTGTCAATCCACACAGTCTGGATTACTATCGATATTTCGTGAGCGATGTCATGCCAGCCATTACCGGCTCGGATTTCGAGGGCGGTTTTAAGTCGTTTTCAATTCTCTCCACTTTGAGCTACATCTTCCATATCGCCTGGTACCCTCCATTGAAAATCGCCGTGGTGTGCGCCATTGCGGCGATGCTCTGCGCTCCGATCATTCTATATGGCCGCAAAAAAGGGACGAGGGAAAACAAGTGGGGTCGATTCGTAACCTTTGCCGCCATAGTAACGGTAATTCCGCTCACTTTCCCAATGTCCGAGGCGCATCATCTGCTCCTCCTCGTCGTACCCTATATCGCTATTGTGGCCCATTGGCAGAATGTGATTGAGAGTGGAAAGTCTCTGTTCCATGACTCGTTGGCATTGTTGTTTATACTATGCATTGTCGGATTGCACATTGGACACGGGCTCAAGGACACTCCCATACGTCTTTTCAGCCTGATTGGCATCTATGTGGGGATGATTCTTTTACTGAAAGGCCCGGCTTGTATTGTCCGAGGTTACAGACAGCGGGCCTGA
- a CDS encoding carboxypeptidase M32, with protein MTAQEAYQQLIKQTREVAVLGSCGGVLGWDERTYMPKKGSAFRAEQLGVLAGLSHEKFTSPKIGELLSKAESNGFGKNPESVEAVNIREIRRDYDKATKLPKELVEEITRETTIAQGIWVEARKKSDFKMFLPSLEKVLDLTRQVADAYGWQGERYNALLDIYEPGATVDEISKVFEELRVDLVDLVERVKNAQKKPDVTIVEREYDVELQKVFGEAVAAAIGFDFDAGRLDITTHPFCSGFGINDTRITTRYNPKRLNDALFGVMHEAGHALYEMGIEKDKYFGSPMGEAVSLGIHESQSRMWENQVGRSKEFWAYFLPQAKRIFRESLKDVDLNEFYGAINYVTPSFIRVEADEATYNLHILLRYELERALMSGDLKASDLPGEWNSRFKKYFGLTVDKDSNGCLQDVHWSAGLIGYFPTHTLGNLYSAQFFAQAKKDIPDLMGQFAQGDFSKLLAWLRKNIHTHGKRFVAKELGKKVTGQTLSHKPLVEYMNKKYGEIYGI; from the coding sequence ATGACAGCCCAAGAAGCCTATCAGCAGCTAATCAAACAGACCCGCGAAGTCGCCGTGCTCGGATCATGCGGCGGAGTCCTCGGTTGGGACGAACGCACCTACATGCCCAAAAAAGGCTCGGCCTTCCGCGCCGAACAGCTCGGTGTGCTTGCCGGACTCAGCCACGAGAAGTTCACTTCGCCCAAAATCGGCGAACTGCTCTCAAAAGCCGAAAGCAACGGCTTTGGGAAAAATCCCGAGTCAGTCGAAGCGGTCAATATTCGCGAAATCCGCCGTGACTACGACAAAGCGACCAAACTGCCGAAAGAACTCGTTGAAGAAATAACCCGTGAGACGACAATTGCCCAAGGTATTTGGGTCGAGGCTCGCAAGAAATCCGATTTCAAAATGTTTCTGCCGTCGCTTGAAAAAGTTCTCGACCTCACCCGCCAAGTCGCCGACGCCTACGGCTGGCAAGGTGAACGCTACAATGCCCTGCTCGATATTTACGAGCCGGGCGCCACAGTCGATGAGATTTCAAAAGTTTTTGAAGAACTTCGCGTCGATCTGGTTGACCTTGTCGAGCGGGTCAAAAACGCGCAGAAAAAACCCGATGTTACTATAGTTGAGCGCGAATACGATGTCGAACTCCAAAAAGTCTTTGGCGAGGCGGTTGCGGCGGCAATCGGTTTTGATTTCGATGCCGGACGGCTCGATATTACCACCCATCCGTTCTGCAGCGGCTTTGGCATTAACGACACCCGTATCACCACGCGTTACAATCCAAAACGCCTCAACGACGCCCTTTTTGGTGTAATGCACGAAGCCGGCCACGCGTTGTATGAGATGGGTATAGAAAAAGATAAATATTTCGGATCACCGATGGGCGAAGCGGTCTCGCTCGGTATCCATGAGTCGCAGTCGCGGATGTGGGAAAATCAGGTTGGCCGCTCCAAAGAGTTCTGGGCTTATTTTCTGCCCCAAGCAAAACGGATATTCAGGGAATCGCTCAAAGATGTTGACCTGAACGAGTTCTATGGCGCGATTAACTATGTCACGCCTTCGTTTATCAGAGTCGAAGCTGACGAAGCGACCTATAATCTCCATATTTTGCTTCGCTATGAGCTTGAACGCGCCCTCATGTCCGGCGATCTCAAGGCATCCGACCTTCCCGGCGAATGGAACAGCCGCTTCAAAAAGTATTTCGGTCTGACGGTCGACAAGGACAGCAACGGCTGTCTTCAGGATGTCCATTGGTCCGCGGGATTGATTGGTTATTTCCCGACCCACACTCTCGGCAATCTCTATTCAGCACAATTTTTTGCCCAAGCCAAGAAGGATATTCCCGACTTGATGGGTCAATTCGCTCAAGGGGATTTCAGTAAACTGCTCGCCTGGCTGCGTAAGAATATCCACACGCATGGGAAAAGATTCGTAGCCAAAGAACTTGGGAAGAAAGTGACCGGACAAACCTTGTCCCATAAACCGCTTGTAGAGTATATGAATAAAAAATACGGAGAAATCTACGGGATATAG